Proteins co-encoded in one Flavobacterium fluviale genomic window:
- a CDS encoding M1 family aminopeptidase — MKIFYSFLCFVILIFNGFSQSKESGLFENGVSEQLAHLRKKQISGLRYTLYFDIPNQKEERIKAYSIVNLNLSDISQPLLFDFKENTANIKTIEVNGKKLSIVHENGHIVIPVSALVLGKNLVSFSFIAGNLSLNRNDDFLYTLLVPDRASTLFPCFDQPDLKATYRLTLSVPKDWSVLAGANVVNKLEKRDFAIYTFGESDKMSTYLFSFVAGKFKSATQKPGLEMTMLYRENSPEKFRVSADTIFNLHQQSLDFLEKYTNYKFPFQKLDFASIPVFQYGGMEHVGAIQYRESTLFLDNSATDSEKLNRAKLIAHETSHMWFGDLVTMKWFDDVWMKEVFANFMADKIMNPIFPRVNHNLQFFTAHYGGAFAEDRSLGTHPIKQHLANLKDAGSLYGAIIYNKAPIMMRQLEASMGKEAFQNGIQKYIQKYANNNADWNNLVELLDAETPLDMKKWSDVWVNKSGRAIFTDQIEYDAKNRITSFEIQQQAEDKSENIWPQVFQIGLLYANEVKVLSININDKNTAVKEAIGLEKPLAIVYNYNGFGYGVFPLDGNNLDYISTLKDEVARASSYSNLYENTLLGNVSPEKAFNCFLKAIQTEENELVLRIASNNLNTIYWRFLTEKQQNKVQKQLEGILYERLQANLSPNIKKTLFGLFTSIAYSDSAKASLYKVWNREISIPNLKLNEDDYTNMAMNLAIFEHPKADEILEKTRTSFTNPDKQKRFEFLLPSLSKDESVRNAFIESLKEDSNREKESWVSVGLANVNHPLRQGSAQKYIRFSLDLIDEIQRTGDIFFPKDWLDNTVGKYSSKYAFDEVQRFLKENPNFSPILKRKLFQSTDLLYKAQNIKKETE; from the coding sequence ATGAAAATTTTCTACAGCTTTCTTTGTTTTGTTATCTTGATTTTCAATGGTTTTTCTCAATCAAAAGAAAGTGGATTGTTTGAAAACGGTGTTTCAGAACAGCTGGCACATCTACGTAAAAAACAAATTTCAGGTCTTCGATACACTTTATATTTTGATATACCGAATCAGAAAGAAGAAAGAATAAAGGCTTATTCGATTGTAAATTTGAATTTGTCTGATATAAGTCAGCCCTTACTTTTTGATTTTAAAGAGAATACGGCCAACATAAAAACTATTGAAGTAAACGGAAAAAAACTTTCTATTGTTCATGAAAACGGACATATTGTAATTCCGGTTTCGGCTTTGGTTTTGGGAAAAAATCTAGTTTCTTTTTCATTTATTGCAGGTAATTTATCATTAAACAGAAATGATGATTTTTTATATACTTTATTAGTTCCAGATCGCGCGAGTACTTTGTTTCCATGTTTTGATCAGCCCGATTTAAAAGCGACCTATAGACTAACACTTTCTGTACCAAAAGACTGGTCTGTTTTGGCTGGAGCCAATGTAGTAAACAAACTTGAAAAAAGAGATTTTGCAATTTACACTTTTGGAGAATCTGACAAAATGAGCACTTATTTGTTTTCTTTTGTGGCGGGAAAATTCAAAAGCGCGACACAAAAGCCAGGTTTAGAAATGACGATGCTGTATCGTGAAAATAGTCCGGAGAAATTTCGCGTAAGCGCCGATACTATTTTCAATCTGCACCAGCAATCTTTAGACTTTTTAGAAAAATATACCAATTATAAATTTCCGTTTCAGAAGTTAGATTTTGCTTCGATTCCTGTTTTTCAGTATGGCGGAATGGAACATGTTGGCGCAATTCAGTACCGAGAATCGACTTTGTTTTTGGATAACAGCGCAACGGATAGCGAAAAATTAAACCGCGCCAAATTGATTGCCCACGAAACGTCGCATATGTGGTTTGGCGATTTGGTCACAATGAAATGGTTCGACGACGTTTGGATGAAAGAGGTTTTTGCCAACTTCATGGCCGATAAAATTATGAACCCGATTTTCCCGAGAGTCAATCATAATCTCCAGTTTTTTACCGCGCATTATGGTGGCGCTTTCGCGGAAGACCGATCTTTGGGTACACATCCTATAAAACAGCATCTGGCGAATTTAAAAGACGCTGGTTCGCTTTACGGAGCTATTATTTACAACAAAGCGCCTATTATGATGCGTCAGTTAGAAGCTTCAATGGGAAAAGAAGCTTTTCAGAACGGAATTCAAAAATACATTCAGAAATACGCCAATAACAATGCCGATTGGAATAATCTCGTAGAACTTCTTGATGCAGAAACGCCGCTTGACATGAAAAAATGGAGCGACGTTTGGGTAAACAAATCTGGAAGAGCCATTTTTACAGATCAAATCGAATATGATGCTAAAAACCGAATTACAAGCTTTGAAATTCAACAACAAGCCGAGGATAAATCAGAGAATATCTGGCCTCAGGTTTTTCAGATCGGTTTATTATATGCCAATGAGGTAAAAGTTTTATCAATCAATATTAATGATAAAAATACGGCTGTAAAAGAAGCTATCGGACTAGAAAAACCGCTCGCCATTGTTTACAATTATAATGGTTTTGGATACGGAGTTTTTCCGCTTGACGGGAATAATTTAGATTATATTTCTACGTTGAAAGATGAGGTTGCAAGAGCTTCGAGTTACAGTAATCTTTATGAAAATACGCTGCTAGGAAATGTTTCGCCAGAAAAAGCTTTTAATTGTTTTCTGAAAGCAATTCAAACAGAAGAAAACGAATTGGTTTTAAGAATTGCTTCCAATAATTTAAATACAATTTATTGGAGATTTTTAACCGAAAAACAGCAGAATAAAGTTCAGAAACAGCTTGAAGGTATTTTGTACGAACGTTTACAGGCTAATTTATCGCCTAATATCAAAAAGACTTTATTTGGATTATTTACTTCGATTGCCTATTCTGATTCGGCGAAAGCCAGTTTATATAAAGTTTGGAACAGAGAAATCTCGATTCCGAATTTGAAATTAAACGAAGACGATTATACCAATATGGCAATGAATCTGGCAATTTTTGAACATCCAAAAGCAGATGAAATTTTGGAGAAAACCAGAACGTCTTTCACCAATCCAGATAAACAAAAGCGTTTTGAGTTTCTGCTTCCGTCATTGTCAAAGGATGAATCGGTTCGAAATGCCTTTATAGAATCATTAAAAGAGGATTCTAATCGTGAAAAAGAATCTTGGGTTTCGGTAGGTTTGGCAAATGTAAATCATCCGCTTCGTCAGGGAAGTGCACAAAAGTATATTAGATTTTCACTAGATTTGATAGATGAAATCCAACGCACGGGAGATATTTTCTTTCCGAAAGATTGGCTCGATAATACAGTTGGAAAGTATTCGTCGAAATATGCTTTTGATGAAGTACAGCGATTCTTAAAAGAAAATCCTAATTTTAGTCCTATTTTAAAAAGGAAATTGTTTCAATCGACAGATTTGCTTTATAAAGCACAAAATATTAAAAAAGAAACCGAATGA
- a CDS encoding DUF4625 domain-containing protein, with product MKNLKFVIGIFTLAFLTSCSSDDADIDTEYPIIDITGANAFPIQCSTIERGQTFTFKAVFNDNVALGSYSLDIHHNFDHHTHSTEVTTCEMEAVKSPVKPMLFINNYTIPDGVKNYEATAQIAIPADVDPGDYHFMIRLTDKEGWQTLKGLSIKIL from the coding sequence ATGAAAAATTTAAAGTTTGTAATAGGCATTTTTACACTTGCCTTTCTAACGTCCTGCTCAAGCGATGATGCCGATATCGACACCGAATATCCTATAATTGACATCACTGGAGCGAATGCTTTTCCAATTCAATGCAGTACAATCGAACGCGGGCAAACCTTCACTTTTAAAGCTGTTTTTAATGATAATGTCGCACTAGGTTCTTACAGCCTTGATATTCACCACAATTTCGATCATCATACGCATAGCACAGAAGTAACGACTTGCGAAATGGAAGCTGTAAAAAGCCCTGTAAAACCAATGCTTTTCATCAACAATTACACTATTCCTGATGGTGTAAAAAATTACGAAGCAACGGCACAGATTGCAATTCCTGCAGATGTTGATCCTGGAGATTATCATTTTATGATTCGCCTGACGGATAAAGAAGGCTGGCAGACACTGAAAGGTTTAAGTATTAAAATTTTATAA
- a CDS encoding DUF58 domain-containing protein has protein sequence MKIESEIEKVSSFQHLEMLANQVVEGFISGMHKSPFHGFSAEFAEHKVYNAGESTKHIDWKLFAKTDRLYTKRFEEETNLRCHLIVDNSSSMHYPELKSNQPFYEKKIGFAVLASAVLMNILKKQRDAVGLSVFSDKYEYYAPEKGSDRHHRMLLNKLEELLVQPKVKKTTDTITYLHQIAEKMHRRSMIILFTDMFQTEDDEKLFNALQHLKHNKHKVVLFHIVDNETELKFDFDNTPRKFIDLESGEEVSIFADNVKEEYEKRAAAYFKNLALTCAKNQIKYVPVNVGDNFDKILTTYLVEKQNFG, from the coding sequence ATGAAAATCGAATCGGAAATAGAGAAAGTCTCCAGTTTTCAGCACCTTGAAATGCTGGCCAATCAGGTTGTGGAAGGTTTTATATCGGGAATGCACAAGAGTCCGTTTCATGGATTTTCTGCTGAATTTGCGGAACATAAAGTGTATAACGCAGGCGAAAGCACCAAACATATTGACTGGAAATTGTTTGCCAAAACCGATCGTTTGTACACGAAACGTTTTGAGGAAGAAACCAATTTACGCTGTCATTTAATTGTTGATAATTCATCTTCAATGCATTATCCTGAACTCAAATCAAATCAGCCTTTTTATGAAAAGAAGATTGGTTTTGCGGTTTTGGCCTCGGCGGTTTTAATGAATATCTTAAAGAAACAACGCGATGCAGTTGGTTTAAGCGTTTTCTCCGATAAATACGAATATTACGCACCAGAAAAAGGAAGCGATCGTCATCATAGAATGCTGTTGAATAAACTGGAAGAACTATTAGTGCAGCCAAAAGTCAAAAAAACAACCGATACCATTACATATCTGCATCAAATAGCAGAGAAAATGCATCGCCGTTCGATGATTATCTTGTTTACAGATATGTTTCAGACGGAAGATGATGAGAAATTATTCAACGCTTTACAGCATTTAAAACACAATAAGCATAAAGTGGTTCTCTTTCATATTGTTGACAATGAAACCGAATTAAAATTTGACTTTGATAACACGCCAAGAAAGTTTATCGACTTAGAATCGGGAGAAGAGGTTTCTATTTTTGCTGATAATGTAAAAGAAGAATATGAAAAAAGAGCAGCAGCCTATTTTAAAAATCTGGCTTTAACCTGTGCTAAGAACCAAATTAAGTATGTTCCGGTAAATGTTGGCGATAATTTTGATAAAATATTGACTACATATTTGGTTGAAAAACAAAACTTTGGATAA
- a CDS encoding TolC family protein — MLLKTTNSTDDCFLKILMLFLILLAFNNLQAQEIHTVSLKEAMKLAKENNKKILRSQIEITLSEQNIKESKELRLPDIELNGEYSRITNITEFKGNGFLNGKEVTKAIPEIYQVNSTFKMPIYAGNKINNAIKIANQESEIAKIKTEKTENDIELEVVANYLSIYKMMELQKIFEENIKEEKSRLKEVQSLQKHGTVTKNEVIRAELQLSDRELNALTNSKNIKIALHDLKTLIQIPENEEIAIDTTAALDELNGLDPYDFYMNKALQNEEMRIASQELNIKKTELQLVKGNYLPTVNFFGNYGFYYPNYKFFPPNPYLYTLGQVGIEARFDISALYKNKTKVEQANKKIEWQQMQSEIIKDEIQDQLYKEHTQYQEILEKFVVVDKALDLANENYRIVKLKYLNQLVLITEMVDADNALLQSKYNKISTRLDAVLKHYELLHTAGILPQS; from the coding sequence ATGTTACTTAAAACAACAAATTCTACAGACGACTGTTTTCTCAAAATCCTGATGCTGTTTTTAATTTTATTGGCATTCAATAATTTACAAGCGCAGGAAATTCATACGGTTTCATTAAAAGAAGCGATGAAACTGGCTAAAGAAAACAACAAAAAAATCCTTAGATCTCAAATAGAGATTACGCTCTCAGAGCAAAATATTAAAGAAAGCAAAGAACTTCGCCTGCCGGATATCGAATTAAACGGCGAGTATTCCAGAATTACGAATATCACCGAATTTAAAGGAAATGGTTTCTTGAATGGTAAAGAAGTTACCAAGGCAATTCCTGAAATTTATCAGGTGAATTCGACTTTTAAAATGCCAATTTATGCTGGAAATAAAATCAATAACGCTATAAAAATTGCGAATCAGGAAAGCGAAATTGCGAAAATAAAAACAGAAAAAACCGAAAATGATATTGAGCTGGAAGTTGTGGCCAATTATCTTTCGATTTATAAAATGATGGAACTTCAAAAGATTTTTGAAGAAAACATCAAAGAAGAAAAAAGCCGATTGAAAGAAGTGCAGTCGCTTCAAAAACATGGAACGGTTACGAAAAACGAAGTTATTCGTGCCGAATTGCAGCTTTCGGATCGTGAACTAAATGCGCTTACAAACTCCAAAAACATTAAAATTGCGCTTCACGATCTGAAAACTTTAATTCAGATTCCAGAAAACGAAGAAATTGCGATCGATACAACGGCTGCTCTTGATGAATTGAACGGTTTAGATCCGTATGATTTTTATATGAATAAGGCTTTGCAAAACGAAGAAATGCGCATTGCAAGTCAGGAATTAAACATCAAAAAAACGGAACTGCAGTTGGTAAAAGGAAATTATCTGCCAACGGTAAACTTCTTTGGGAATTATGGTTTTTATTATCCTAACTACAAATTTTTTCCACCAAATCCGTATTTGTACACTTTAGGGCAGGTGGGAATCGAAGCGCGTTTTGATATTTCGGCTTTATATAAAAATAAAACCAAAGTTGAACAGGCAAACAAAAAAATCGAATGGCAGCAAATGCAGTCTGAAATTATAAAAGATGAAATTCAGGATCAACTGTATAAAGAGCATACGCAGTATCAGGAAATCCTTGAAAAATTTGTGGTGGTCGACAAAGCTTTGGATCTGGCCAATGAAAATTACCGAATTGTAAAGCTGAAATACTTAAATCAATTGGTTTTAATAACCGAAATGGTGGATGCTGATAATGCGTTGCTTCAGTCGAAATACAACAAAATTTCTACCCGATTGGATGCAGTTCTGAAACATTATGAATTGCTTCATACGGCGGGTATTCTTCCGCAGAGTTAA
- a CDS encoding helix-turn-helix domain-containing protein, translating into MEHSGQKLDKYYIKKVDADKKSIYCHHDLMGELFIPTHKHDKAQMLYAEGDVVFVTTETKTYFLPARHFIWIPSGVEHSIEPKSESVTMRNLYFPVEKGEDEFYSVEGIYPVNNLLLQMMLFTNRWNGDLKKGTPNFAIAKAIKAILPQICTNNLPLELPQPKDKRLSKILRYIENNLGETILFADVAHEFGYSERSLYRLFQKDLKMSFIQYYTIRRILKAIELLLERKLSVKEVALEVGYNSVPTFSNTFFKILGQRPSDYLNGEDIL; encoded by the coding sequence ATGGAACATTCCGGTCAAAAGCTAGATAAGTATTACATCAAGAAAGTAGATGCTGATAAAAAGAGCATTTACTGTCACCACGATTTGATGGGTGAATTATTTATTCCCACACACAAACACGACAAAGCACAAATGCTATATGCAGAAGGTGATGTCGTTTTTGTAACTACAGAAACCAAAACGTACTTTTTACCAGCAAGACATTTTATCTGGATTCCGAGTGGGGTTGAGCATAGCATCGAACCTAAATCTGAAAGTGTGACGATGCGGAATTTATATTTTCCAGTTGAAAAAGGAGAAGATGAGTTTTATAGCGTTGAAGGTATTTACCCGGTGAATAATTTATTACTGCAAATGATGCTTTTTACGAATCGATGGAATGGTGATCTTAAAAAAGGAACTCCGAACTTTGCCATTGCTAAAGCGATAAAAGCGATTCTTCCACAAATCTGCACCAACAATCTTCCATTAGAATTACCACAGCCCAAAGACAAACGGCTTAGTAAAATCCTGCGTTATATTGAAAATAATCTGGGCGAAACTATTTTATTTGCAGATGTTGCTCATGAATTTGGTTACAGCGAACGCTCTTTGTACCGCTTATTCCAAAAAGATCTCAAAATGTCTTTCATTCAATATTATACCATTCGAAGAATCTTAAAAGCGATCGAGCTTTTGTTAGAAAGAAAACTCTCCGTAAAAGAGGTTGCTCTAGAAGTTGGTTACAATAGTGTTCCTACTTTTAGCAACACGTTTTTTAAGATTTTAGGACAAAGGCCTTCCGATTATTTAAATGGGGAAGATATTCTGTAA
- a CDS encoding HlyD family secretion protein translates to MVKIKNETRRNRTFHILITIIACTLVVSGVVLGIWFYVFNRNHEETNDAQVEQYVTPIMSRITGYVQEVRFNENQFVHKGDTLVVIDNREYQSKLNVALADVQNAKQNSVVAQKNAINTASATAINESQLDAAKSNLWKTKLEYERYKALVSEEAATSQQLEKVKADYESAQAHFQEMKNRIHSADLTTSVAQANVPTTKTNIASKQAVADNAALFLSYTIITAPYDGWVGKRTLQPGQLVKEGQSLLSIVSKEKWITANFKETQLQYLTVGQEVEIKADALSDKTFVGTIASLSPASGARFSLLPPDNATGNFVKIEQRIPVRIQLKDTDKQTDFLRAGMNITVIAAH, encoded by the coding sequence ATGGTTAAGATAAAAAATGAAACTAGAAGAAACAGAACGTTTCATATATTAATAACAATTATTGCGTGTACGCTTGTAGTGAGCGGGGTTGTTTTGGGAATTTGGTTTTATGTATTCAACAGAAACCACGAAGAAACCAACGATGCTCAGGTGGAACAATATGTAACGCCAATTATGTCTAGAATTACAGGTTATGTGCAGGAAGTTCGTTTTAACGAAAACCAGTTTGTGCATAAAGGTGATACTTTGGTGGTGATTGACAATAGAGAATATCAGTCAAAATTGAATGTGGCTTTGGCCGATGTTCAAAACGCCAAACAAAACAGCGTTGTAGCGCAAAAAAATGCTATAAACACAGCCAGTGCAACGGCAATTAACGAATCGCAATTAGATGCTGCAAAATCGAATCTTTGGAAAACCAAACTAGAATACGAAAGATACAAAGCTTTGGTAAGCGAAGAAGCGGCAACTTCTCAACAATTAGAAAAGGTTAAAGCAGATTATGAATCGGCTCAGGCGCATTTTCAGGAAATGAAAAACAGAATTCATTCGGCAGATTTAACCACTTCTGTGGCACAAGCAAATGTTCCGACAACGAAGACGAATATCGCATCCAAACAAGCAGTTGCAGATAATGCGGCATTATTTCTTTCGTACACGATCATTACAGCGCCTTACGACGGCTGGGTTGGAAAACGAACTTTACAGCCTGGACAATTGGTAAAAGAGGGACAATCACTGCTTTCAATCGTGAGCAAAGAAAAATGGATTACAGCCAATTTTAAAGAAACGCAATTGCAATATTTAACTGTTGGACAGGAAGTTGAAATTAAAGCCGATGCATTGAGCGATAAAACTTTCGTTGGTACAATTGCTTCTTTATCACCTGCGAGCGGGGCAAGATTTTCATTGCTTCCGCCAGATAATGCAACAGGAAACTTTGTTAAAATCGAACAAAGAATTCCAGTTCGAATTCAGTTAAAAGACACCGACAAACAAACCGATTTTTTAAGAGCGGGAATGAATATCACCGTGATCGCGGCACACTAA
- a CDS encoding DUF4625 domain-containing protein: MKTTKLILALFAAIAFSSCSNDDSEKEQAIPAIDKIELGLGNNETAAIGQDFHFNAEVTAADKIENVQVKIVQKSSENYSKPWSHEITWVQYAGAKNATVHKHFDIPEDAAEGKYDFIITVNDQNGTKLEVKKNLTIFKLENIPVNPVASVFTVFINDAFMYRKGKFSDPDAKFKNNDIFGSQVTLEGVKGDGIMYLLLINKNTKHNPESVDQIDFSKVIVYDVFEHKNMAEAGQFSNIPWDGVQFTRDTPKLTIGAAKDNNSPVQQDLITNKLWATGNYTFLVLYKNTTYNINFSQSIELPFAL, translated from the coding sequence ATGAAAACAACAAAACTTATTCTAGCACTCTTTGCCGCAATTGCTTTTTCAAGCTGCAGCAATGACGACTCCGAAAAAGAACAAGCAATTCCTGCGATTGACAAAATCGAACTGGGTCTTGGAAACAATGAAACAGCAGCTATTGGTCAGGATTTCCATTTTAATGCAGAAGTCACCGCTGCTGATAAAATCGAAAATGTGCAGGTTAAAATTGTACAAAAAAGCAGCGAAAACTACTCAAAACCTTGGTCGCACGAAATTACTTGGGTGCAGTATGCTGGAGCAAAAAATGCAACAGTTCACAAACATTTTGATATTCCAGAAGATGCGGCAGAGGGAAAATACGATTTCATTATTACCGTAAACGATCAAAACGGAACGAAGCTGGAAGTAAAGAAAAACCTAACGATTTTCAAACTGGAAAATATTCCAGTAAACCCTGTCGCTTCGGTATTTACCGTCTTTATTAACGATGCTTTTATGTATAGAAAAGGTAAATTTTCAGATCCTGACGCCAAATTCAAAAACAACGATATTTTCGGTTCTCAGGTAACTCTTGAAGGTGTGAAAGGCGACGGAATTATGTATTTGCTTTTGATTAATAAAAATACCAAACATAATCCAGAAAGTGTAGATCAGATTGATTTTAGCAAAGTGATTGTTTATGATGTTTTTGAACATAAAAATATGGCCGAAGCAGGACAATTCTCCAACATTCCCTGGGATGGTGTTCAGTTTACCAGAGATACTCCAAAGCTTACCATTGGTGCTGCAAAAGACAACAATTCTCCAGTTCAGCAGGATTTAATTACCAACAAATTATGGGCAACTGGTAATTATACTTTCTTGGTTTTATATAAAAACACGACTTACAATATCAATTTTTCGCAATCTATTGAACTTCCATTTGCCCTTTAA
- a CDS encoding TonB-dependent receptor, which yields MKNALSIYWKYCFLLLSLLIAAEAVAQNQPSEKKPEIKELDEVLISNNAVEKRKKEESLNVETVNNSFIQRNLGGSLMQSLQKLPGVKTISIGSGGSKPLIRGLSFNQVIVVENGLKHEGQQWGADHGLEIDQYAVNRVEIIKGPSSFIYGSDAVGGAVNIKPLPLPSQNTFGGSVDMTGKSNNSQFGSSINLFGRNENCFFDSRVTTMGYGDYRVPTDVVHVYSYAVPLYKNHLRNTAGKELDFHLSTGYSGEKLKSVFYFSNVHTKSGFFANAHGLEPRNVDMELHDKSSRDILMPYQEVNHLKVSNTTSFQFGNHAFETQIGFQNNFRREWSHYVNHGYMPPIYPEDMYAPKDLERQYDKNVWSFSAKDEFRINHHQITIGSNVVLQQNEIGGWSFLIPAFTQFNAGLFVYDKIELNEKWFLHGAVRYDYGKIKMKSYYDWFQSEISENNQTNLEYLQRSQDLTKTFDSFTWSIGANYNPGKLSLKANLGSSFRMPIAKELASNGVNYHYFRFEKGNPNLNAERSYQLDLGMEWKAQNFSFQLTPFANYFPNFIYLNPTSAHDIYYGAGNQVFEYEQSKVFRYGAELQTKYYFFKSLSAEIAAEYLYSEQKSGSKKGYTLPFSPPPSVLFGLNYEPQISFLKEPYFSVDYRFTAEQNNIVPPEKKTAESHVFNFAFGSKIKAAKQDISISIQIQNLFNTRYLNHTSFYRLIELPEAGRNIIVSMKIPFLVSK from the coding sequence ATGAAGAATGCCTTATCCATTTATTGGAAATATTGTTTTTTACTCCTCAGTTTATTAATTGCAGCGGAAGCCGTTGCTCAAAATCAGCCTTCAGAAAAAAAACCAGAAATAAAAGAGCTTGACGAAGTTTTAATCAGCAATAATGCAGTTGAAAAACGCAAAAAAGAAGAATCTCTGAATGTTGAAACCGTAAACAATAGTTTTATTCAGCGAAACCTCGGCGGAAGCCTGATGCAGTCTCTGCAAAAATTACCAGGCGTTAAAACCATTTCGATTGGCTCGGGAGGTTCAAAACCGCTTATAAGAGGCTTGAGTTTCAATCAGGTTATTGTGGTGGAGAATGGTTTGAAACATGAAGGCCAGCAATGGGGAGCCGATCACGGATTGGAAATCGATCAATATGCGGTAAATCGAGTAGAAATCATAAAAGGCCCTTCTTCATTTATTTACGGATCTGATGCTGTGGGCGGGGCGGTCAACATAAAACCATTGCCGCTTCCGTCTCAAAATACTTTTGGCGGTAGCGTAGATATGACAGGAAAAAGCAATAATTCGCAATTTGGAAGTTCTATTAATTTATTTGGAAGAAACGAAAACTGCTTCTTTGATTCGCGCGTTACGACAATGGGTTATGGAGATTATCGTGTTCCGACCGATGTAGTCCATGTGTATAGTTATGCTGTTCCGTTATACAAAAATCATTTGCGGAATACGGCAGGAAAAGAACTTGACTTCCATTTGAGTACAGGTTATTCGGGAGAAAAGCTCAAATCGGTTTTTTATTTTAGTAATGTTCACACCAAAAGTGGATTTTTCGCGAATGCGCACGGACTTGAACCTAGAAATGTAGACATGGAATTACACGACAAATCGAGCCGTGATATTTTGATGCCGTATCAAGAAGTAAATCATCTTAAAGTGAGCAATACGACTTCTTTTCAATTCGGAAATCATGCTTTTGAAACGCAGATTGGTTTTCAGAATAATTTCAGAAGAGAATGGAGTCATTATGTGAATCACGGTTATATGCCGCCGATTTATCCTGAAGATATGTACGCGCCAAAAGATCTGGAGCGTCAATACGATAAAAACGTTTGGTCGTTTTCTGCGAAAGATGAATTCAGAATCAATCATCACCAAATTACGATTGGTTCTAATGTGGTTTTGCAGCAAAATGAAATTGGCGGATGGAGTTTTTTAATTCCTGCTTTCACTCAATTTAATGCTGGTTTATTTGTTTACGATAAAATTGAACTGAACGAAAAATGGTTTCTTCACGGCGCTGTCCGTTACGATTATGGAAAAATTAAAATGAAATCGTATTACGATTGGTTTCAGAGTGAAATTTCCGAAAACAATCAGACCAATTTAGAATATTTGCAGCGTTCTCAAGACTTAACGAAAACTTTTGACAGTTTTACGTGGTCTATTGGTGCAAATTACAATCCGGGAAAGCTTTCGCTGAAAGCCAATTTAGGCTCAAGTTTCAGAATGCCGATTGCCAAAGAACTGGCTTCAAACGGCGTAAATTATCATTATTTCCGATTTGAAAAAGGAAATCCGAATTTGAATGCCGAACGTTCTTATCAATTGGATTTGGGAATGGAATGGAAAGCGCAAAACTTCTCTTTTCAGCTAACGCCGTTTGCTAATTATTTTCCGAATTTCATTTATCTGAATCCGACTTCAGCTCATGATATTTATTATGGTGCAGGAAATCAAGTTTTTGAATACGAACAAAGTAAAGTCTTTCGTTATGGTGCCGAATTACAGACCAAATATTATTTCTTTAAATCTCTAAGTGCAGAAATTGCGGCCGAATATCTTTATTCGGAACAAAAATCGGGCAGTAAAAAGGGTTATACACTTCCGTTTTCTCCTCCTCCATCTGTTTTGTTTGGTTTGAATTATGAACCTCAAATCAGCTTTCTTAAAGAGCCTTATTTTTCTGTGGATTATCGCTTCACGGCAGAACAAAACAATATTGTTCCGCCAGAAAAGAAAACTGCCGAAAGCCATGTATTTAATTTCGCTTTTGGTTCAAAAATAAAGGCTGCAAAACAGGATATCAGCATTAGTATTCAGATCCAGAATTTATTTAATACGAGATATTTAAATCACACTAGTTTTTACCGCCTAATCGAACTTCCGGAAGCCGGCCGGAATATTATTGTTTCGATGAAGATTCCATTTTTGGTTTCCAAATAA